A single window of Bombus affinis isolate iyBomAffi1 chromosome 15, iyBomAffi1.2, whole genome shotgun sequence DNA harbors:
- the LOC126924887 gene encoding intermembrane lipid transfer protein Vps13 isoform X3 translates to MVFESIVAELLNKVLGEYIQNLDCTQLKLSLWGGDVVLKDLLIKESALDILDLPIRLEYGRLGKLILKIPFKDMWNGQIDAIVEELFILVVPSSQVAYDAEKEARIQLEAKHAELARVEKKKQLADIKSQEKLDDSMIEKLIARMIKNIHIEIKKIHVRYEDHISYKDHPFSVGFTLSTFTLESCTDSWQTTGNLKDMYAIPQIYKLCTLDGLAVYLNTTLEQFSNTKSDYLNLFHNGIATIDYNPPGYQYLLGPINVNAKLKLNPKPETDGSNYTIPKVWLDMEMQKLRIGLARKQYQTIVQLGEGLDQAQKAAPFRKYRPNLTSYRGHYKEWWKFAYVCVLEEEVRRKRRNWDWNHMKEHRDMCRSYADSYQTKLTTKKVTQEIVDHLTQCERKLDIFNLVIIRQKIEMEVERMAEREKNLKAKRGWFGFLWSSTQTEETQELNSAAAIMRKFEQAMTPQEKEKLYRAIDYQENSAPAHYPETYEMIDTRFLLHELQIIILDTDKEYPCILDLQLHSVEAGFKSRPSANAILVTASINEMKLLGTKQDEHIPSLFNSHQHGADNVLISVSYEKNPLDKLCGDRIIVKSKSVDIIYDAQTVIEIVNLFKVQNSSTLNNLQAAAAVQLEGLKEMSALGLEHAIQKHSVLDIQVNMQASQLIIPHDGFYDSTKSLLVVNLGSLQIHSLEKPKGDDKTNVSVKQLISMGKTEEDVLLHLREHSYDKFVLKIVDFQVLVSLPGEEWRTVLSNVDDSMTLLHPTTLEIQFHKCLVTDDPLLPKLRLIGQLPSVVVNITDIRLLQALSIAQSIPQPKEEPTDLQKSSMSKSVSQLSLLKDITTTIAEKKKEEDSTVTSVKQTIDMEMKFEMKEFAIQVSSQKGNEIIPFVKFEVLQLEAEMLQRTYDQEISLRLGGVQVKQHYNQREIFMITTPMLSGRHEYLITVQYINVNKRSPEFKTKHGSVLQLLKLEFTTLDVLLHQEALINLLQFISYVQDQMNVIATSKLEKEPRIRPRPSHLVSIQEETSTFLREQIQKQKLRSTTRRRRTMMEHVDLKVQAKVGTICMKITSDCREITAFYIDGITAGFIMKASYSQANVNLSSISIKDLNEASGYKDIVSVTEDTESLQIQAIMYNIEPSDIDKNNMSITVVMGCYRIVFLNMFVTSIMSFLNNFQTAQQAIKDASAAAAEAAKTNIKDVKESAARIGLAVKIKAPVIYVPMHSKSDHCLTLDMGNLTICNVFKKLEVTNDAGDCPIVDEMRIELQNLKLSRVRLNMEKFAIENEILLLEPVSFTLLIKRNLSTAWFTSIPDIDMSGRLNKINILISKEDYATALKVLEKNLSETVEDTKLTASVSQSEKKLEVEVLQHRQSDRFARATAEDAEDPNSQEQVHTHTSIKFEFVMDSLMITLFTGGSKMLQSQSSLLHLPENGLAKFCLTHFALKGRIFADGLMATSILLMNCTLDDIRQNRQGSLTRIMERTTAVPSMDDIEKESKPVRSMLDMTIRQSSNDMFVDIRVFSFSIIVSLDYLMKVKDFFTTDEPSTNKTVQPKNYNESAVKKKQTVSSTKKMFTVNIHIEKPDIILLEDMDDINSNCIILNTELLLKVRMMDEHQVIAGTIKDLSILAGIYNTAKRSDWIYQVLRPCSISVAGSTPEGKGLHIDICCTDIHLSVSPGVIEILNKVVHTVTKTQEQDQEVIITERNYEGLWVVTPFEENDFWFLKTEVGVEAIEDIVYSDDEDSTVYKPELAIISAPTILLTLEAGIGNKTLPMLLLHIGFESNISDWSTKTMNMEYTMSVVMAYYNSCLALWEPLIEPIEGIRNEKRVSTPWELKVKIQFNDVSPDSRGASAASPTSDSETEELHQIPKMSIDIISTENLEITMTKTCLDVLQQLGNAFSSAMEASGKGAAKSVAPYVLKNETGLAIVLDLERSHFKVFNDGSKFTSNNTDSYMEVILESGASVQLAPRTTKTEIPLLDQLKIETIKEKDDDKFIISFKEINRTLAVPVLRADKRFFSLKYRKDGSEEWGIVSDVIVDEGSTIVTLRSILQVHNHFSQPISVYYMTKRGNEVECVGTVAPDSKLNLPLDTVYTPTNVYGLFFSVEGYMVSLEQFIWKDLQKTVSMTKLLKCEARVRQEAVEPFYIKMFFMMIVVGSILYNNNTIGLLLNAINWRSVFCRFIDCVKRLCLKTLPSEHKKYLEAPIQVVGEMEQVYFESTSRHTIASTIYNVHLYPAVYLKNFLPIDIIVCLPGSVQEKLLEAGTSYQIPTIDPGKSYIIIKLPNYLEKDWSCKGEILANPPEFSVWSFESFDSAQKVIMDLGMHTSYKHGSIIMALYCPFWMLNKTGLMLSYRSGEDYLNVLYHPENFKGPILFSFRSKVFFGKKKAMIRVENGEWSDKFPIDVAGSEGVVICKYNGQIYQIGVHNQLTYNSLTKQITFTPYYVLINNSDYLIECQEGNRPADPMIKVPARECAAYWPRSDHEQKTLSARIAGNPEKTAPFIYTENHTTLLKLNNKYGGINVDIQISEGGVYISLSAYTHGNAPALIINHTPHTINFWEKGSLNVRSVQSYNRMFYTWEHPAGPRKLVWEDNNKKEIEETLRKDTLGGFQLPDLEEEVYYVSFLDGTQRVLLFTTNMKVAEDCELAGDFEPIEQEITISIHGVGFSLVNNIMRTELLYLCIASSGIMWETRKSVNHRWRNLDTREVMVIEEGYQKYIRELQMDRSPIQKVILEPKLEVDYLNMEMLKPHRRCLRRTFQTGLWLQYRTSVHQVQLHAKINRLQIDNQLTDCVFPVILAPVPPPKSVTASTVMKPFAELSMVKRLLEHSNVQQFRYFKVLIQEFHVKVDIIFINAIVGLFEANEMNDAEESKLFKLDMELVNEPLMYHVSLITTAEQKNFFDLLHFSPLKIHISFSMSGSGSGPSALPQVLNVLLQGIGVTLTDINDIVFKLAYFEREYIFMTNKQLISEATTHYVGQAIKQVYVLVLGLDVIGNPYGLVVGTMKGIEDLFYEPFQGAIQGPGEFAEGLLLGMRSMLGHTVGGMAGAVSKITGAMGKGIAALTFDKDYQRKRQEQLNKQPANLQEGLARSGKGLIMGVVDGVTGVVMKPISGAKEEGVEGFFKGFGKGMVGLVTRPTAGVIDFASGSFGAVKRATELNEEVKKVRPSRFLQLDCLVRPYVRDEAEGHKILCELEKGKYANTDIYFYHMYINKDVLLLTDKRIAYLEHSDLFGGWRVHWTHAWQEMSEQPKIVDKGVQIFIKDSSKKKKLGLFGSTDQSKIILIPDYNIRQLLCDKMQQQINQYEL, encoded by the exons ATGGTTTTTGAGTCGATTGTTGCCGAGCTCCTGAACAAGGTGTTGGGAGAGTATATTCAAAATTTGGATTGCACGCAATTAAAACTGAGCTTATGGGGAG GTGATGTAGTGTTAAAAGActtattaataaaagaaagtgcaTTAGATATATTGGATCTACCTATTCGATTGGAATATGGAAGATTAG GAAAACTTATATTAAAAATACCATTCAAAGATATGTGGAATGGACAAATTGATGCAATAGTTGAGGAACTATTTATACTTGTAGTACCTTCAAGTCAGGTTGCTTATGATGCAGAAAAAGAAGCAAGAATACAACTTGAAGCAAAACATGCAGAACTTGCAAGagttgaaaaaaagaaacaattagCAGATATCAAAT CACAAGAAAAACTAGATGATTCAATGATTGAAAAACTCATTGCCCGTATGATAAAGAATATTCACATTGAAATCAAAAAGATACACGTGAGATATGAAGATCATATCTCATACAAAGACCATCCTTTTTCAGTTGGTTTTACATTGAGTACATTTACCTTAGAAAGTTGTACAGATTCTTGGCAAACAACTGGTAACTTAAAAGATATGTATGCTATTCCACAAATTTACAAG TTATGCACACTAGATGGTTTGGCAGTGTATCTCAATACAACTCTAGAACAGTTTAGTAATACAAAATcagattatttaaatttatttcataatGGAATTGCAACCATAGATTATAATCCACCTGGTTATCAATACT TATTAGGTCCAATCAATGTCAAtgcaaaattaaaattaaatccaAAGCCAGAAACAGATGGAAGTAACTACACGATTCCCAAGGTATGGTTAGACATGGAAATGCAAAAATTAAGAATAGGATTAGCAAGGAAACAATATCAAACCATCGTTCAATTAGGGGAGGGTTTAGATCAAGCTCAGAAAGCTGCACCATTTAGAAAGTATAGACCAAATTTAACATCATATAGAGGACATTATAAAGAATG GTGGAAGTTTGCATATGTTTGTGTCTTAGAAGAAGAAGTACGTAGAAAACGTAGAAATTGGGATTGGAATCATATGAAAGAGCATCGAGATATGTGTCGCTCTTATGCTGACAGTTATCAAACAAAATTAACGACCAAAAAAGTCACACAAGAAATAGTAGATCATCTTACTCAGTGTGAAAGAAAATTGGACATTTTTAATTTAGTCATTATTAGGCAAAAGATAGAAATGGAA GTAGAAAGAATGgctgaaagagaaaaaaatctAAAAGCGAAACGCGGTTGGTTCGGTTTCTTGTGGTCCAGTACACAAACAGAGGAAACACAAGAATTGAACTCTGCAGCTGCTATAA tgCGGAAATTCGAGCAGGCAATGACACCACAAGAGAAAGAAAAGTTATATAGAGCGATTGACTATCAAGAAAATAGTGCACCAGCTCATTATCCCGAAACATATGAAATGATCGACACGCGATTTCTTTTACATGAGctacaaattataattttagatACAGATAAAGAGTATCCTTGTATTTTGGATCTTCAACTTCATAGTGTTGAGGCTGGTTTCAAATCGAGACCATCTGCTAATGCTATTTT AGTTACAGCATCAATTAATGAGATGAAATTATTAGGAACGAAACAAGATGAACATATTCCTTCACTTTTTAATTCCCATCAGCATGGCGCAGATAATGTTTTAATATCAGTGTCATATGAAAAGAATCCTCTCGATAAATTATGTGGTGATCGTATAATAGTAAAATCGAAATCTGTGGATATTATTTACGATGCACAGACTGTGATAGAAATAGTTAACTTGTTTAAAGTACAAAATTCATCGACTTTGAACAA TCTTCAAGCAGCTGCTGCCGTACAATTAGAAGGTTTGAAAGAAATGTCGGCTTTAGGTTTGGAGCATGCTATTCAAAAGCATTCAGTATTAGACATACAG GTTAATATGCAAGCTTCTCAGTTAATCATACCACATGATGGATTTTATGATAGTACGAAATCATTATTAGTTGTAAATCTTGGTAGCTTGCAAATACATTCTTTGGAAAAACCAAAGGGCGATGATAAGACAAATGTATCTGTTAAACAATTAATCAGCATGGGTAAAACTGAAGAAGATGTGCTATTGCATCTTAGAGAACATAGTTAtgataaatttgttttaaaGATAGTCGATTTTCAA GTATTAGTTTCATTGCCTGGTGAAGAATGGCGCACAGTATTATCAAATGTGGATGATTCTATGACATTATTACACCCAACAACGCTTGAAATCCAATTTCACAAATGTTTAGTAACGGATGATCCATTACTTCCAAAATTAAGGTTGATAGGCCAATTACCATCAGTTGTTGTTAATATAACAG aTATTCGTTTATTGCAAGCTCTTTCTATTGCTCAGAGCATACCGCAGCCAAAAGAGGAACCAACAGATCTCCAGAAGTCATCTATg agtAAATCTGTTTCACAATTATCTTTGCTGAAAGATATAACTACCACCATTGctgagaagaagaaagaagaagattcTACTGTAACTTCAGTTAAACAAACAATTGATAtggaaatgaaatttgaaatgaaag aatTTGCAATACAAGTTTCATCCCAAAAGGGTAATGAAATAATACCATTTGTGAAGTTCGAGGTACTACAGTTAGAAGCAGAGATGTTACAACGGACTTATGATCAAGAGATATCATTAAGATTAGGTGGAGTTCAAGTCAAGCAACATTACAATCAAAGAGAAATATTTATGATAACCACTCCAATGTTATCAGGTAGACATGAATATTTGATAACAGTACAGTATATAAAT gtAAATAAGCGATCTCCTGAATTTAAGACGAAACATGGATCTGTTCTTCAATTACTAAAATTAGAATTTACAACATTGGATGTTTTATTACATCAAGAAGCTCTTATAAATCTTCTTCAATTTATATCATATGTGCAG GATCAAATGAATGTCATAGCAACTAGTAAACTTGAAAAAGAGCCTCGCATACGTCCACGACCTTCTCATTTGGTTTCCATTCAAGAAGAAACTTCTACATTTTTAAGAGAACAAATTCAAAAGCAAAAACTTAGGTCAACGACAC GACGGAGAAGAACAATGATGGAGCATGTAGATCTAAAAGTTCAAGCAAAAGTTGGGACTATTTGTATGAAGATAACTAGCGATTGTAGAGAAATTACTGCATTTTATATCGACGGTATCACTGCCGGATTTATAATGAAAGCTTCCTATTCTCAAGCAAATGTTAATTTATCTTCTATTAGCATTAAAGATCTTAACGAAGCGTCAGGTTATAAGGAT ATTGTATCAGTGACAGAAGATACTGAATCCTTGCAAATCCAagctataatgtataatattgaGCCGTCAGacattgataaaaataatatgtCTATCACAGTTGTTATGGGCTGTTATCGTATTGTCTTTTTGAATATGTTTGTTACTAGTATAATG AgctttttaaacaattttcaaaCGGCTCAACAAGCCATAAAGGATGCATCAGCAGCAGCTGCAGAAGCCGCGAAGACAAATATTAAAGACGTTAAAGAAAGCGCGGCACGTATTGGTCTTGCAGTAAAAATTAAA GCTCCAGTTATATATGTACCAATGCATTCGAAAAGCGATCATTGTTTAACACTAGATATGGGTAACCTTACTATATGTAATGTTTTTAAGAAGTTAGAAGTTACAAATGATGCTGGAGATTGTCCTATTGTCGATGAAATGAGAATCGAGCTACAAAATTTAAAGTTATCCCG CGTAAGACTAAATATGGAGAAGTTCGCGATTGAAAACGAAATATTGCTGTTAGAACCAGTTAGTTTTACATTACTCATTAAACGTAATTTATCTACTGCTTGGTTTACATCTATACCTGATATTGACATGTCGGGTAgactaaataaaattaatatattaataagtaaAGAGGACTATGCGACTGCATTGAAAGTATTAGAAAAAAATTTAAGTGAAACAGTTGAAGATACAAAGCTCACGGCAAGTGTTAGTCAATCCGAAAAGAAACTTGAAGTAGAAGTTTTACAACATCGACAAAGTg ATAGGTTTGCAAGAGCTACTGCAGAAGATGCAGAAGATCCAAATTCACAAGAGCAAGTACATACACACACGTCCATCAAATTTGAGTTTGTTATGGACAGTCTTATGATTACTTTATTTACGGGAGGTTCAAAAATG CTGCAATCACAAAGTTCTCTGCTTCATTTACCGGAGAATGGATTAGCGAAATTTTGTTTAACCCATTTCGCGTTAAAAGGTCGAATATTTGCCGATGGATTAATGGCAACTTCAATTCTTCTTATGAACTGTACTTTGGACGACATACGTCAAAATAGACAAGGTTCTCTTACAAGAATCATGGAAAGAACTACGGCAGTGCCTTCTATGGATGATATAGAAAAAGAATCCAAACCTGTTCGCAGTATGTTAGATATGACTATTAGACAAAGTTCAAATGACATGTTTG TTGATATTCGAGTCTTTTCATTTAGTATTATTGTGTCACTTGACTATTTAATGAAAGTGAAAGATTTTTTCACTACTGATGAACCATCGACAAATAAAACAGTGCAACCAAAGAATTATAACGAATCAGCAgttaaaaagaaacaaactGTATCATCAACcaaaaaaatgtttacggttaatatacatattgaAAAACCCGATATTATTTTGTTAGAGGACATGGATGACATAAATTCCAATTGTATCATATTAAAT ACTGAACTACTGTTGAAAGTACGTATGATGGATGAACATCAAGTAATAGCTGGCACCATAAAAGATTTATCGATTCTAGCTGGTATATATAATACCGCGAAGAGAAGTGATTGGATATATCAG GTGCTAAGACCATGCAGTATAAGTGTAGCAGGTTCTACGCCAGAAGGAAAAGGACTTCACATTGATATTTGTTGCACAGACATTCACTTATCAGTTTCCCCAG GTGTCATAGAAATATTGAATAAAGTAGTTCATACTGTTACAAAGACACAAGAGCAAGATCAGGAAGTTATTATTACTGAGCGAAATTATGAAGGATTATGGGTTGTCACTccatttgaagaaaatgatTTTTGGTTTTTAAAAAcag AAGTAGGAGTAGAAGCCATAGAAGATATTGTATATTCTGATGATGAAGATTCTACAGTTTATAAGCCAGAATTAGCAATAATCTCTGCACCAACAATTTTACTCACATTAGAAGCAGGCATTGGTAATAAAACATTGCCAATGCTTCTACTTCATATTGGCTTTGAAAGCAACATTAGTGATTGGAGTACAAAAACT ATGAACATGGAGTATACAATGTCGGTAGTTATGGCATATTATAATAGCTGTCTAGCATTGTGGGAACCATTAATTGAACCAATAGAGGGGATCAGAAATGAAAAGCGGGTTTCTACACCTTGGGAACTAAAAGTTAAA ATTCAATTTAATGATGTATCACCGGATTCTAGAGGCGCAAGTGCGGCCAGTCCTACATCAGATAGTGAAACAGAAGAATTACATCAGATTCCCAAAATGTCTATTGATATAATATCAACT gaaaatttggaaataaccaTGACTAAAACATGTCTCGACGTATTACAACAACTCGGTAATGCATTTTCATCTGCTATGGAAGCTAGTGGGAAAGGAGCGGCTAAAAGTGTAGCACCATATGTACTTAAGAATGAAACTGGTTTAGCGATAGTTTTAGATTTGGAGCGCAGTCACTTCAAG GTTTTTAATGATGGATCCAAAtttacaagtaataacacagaTTCGTATATGGAAGTAATTCTTGAATCTGGTGCATCAGTACAGTTAGCTCCGAGGACAACAAAAACTGAGATACCACTGCTTGATCAATtgaaaattgaaacaattaaagaaAAAGACGATGATAAGTTTATTATTTCG TTTAAAGAAATTAATAGAACTTTGGCTGTACCCGTGTTAAGAGCTGATAAAAGATTCTTTTCACTGAAATATCGAAAGGACGGTTCTGAAGAATGGGGTATTGTTTCTGATGTTATAGTAGATGAAGGAAGTACTATTGTTACTCTTAGAAGTATTCTACAG GTACACAATCATTTTAGTCAACCAATATCTGTATATTATATGACTAAGCGTGGAAATGAAGTCGAATGTGTGGGAACTGTTGCTCCAGATAGTAAATTAAATCTTCCACTAGACACTGTATATACACCAACAAATGTTTATGGGCTATTTTTCAGTGTTGAAGG aTATATGGTTTCGCTAGAACAATTTATCTGGAAAGATTTACAAAAAACAGTTAGTATGACAAAACTGTTAAAATGCGAAGCTCGAGTGAGGCAAGAAGCTGTAGAACCATTTTACATAAAG ATGTTTTTCATGATGATTGTGGTTGgtagtattttatataataacaaCACTATTGGCTTATTATTGAATGCTATTAACTGGCGATCCGTATTCTGTCGTTTCATTGATTGCGTCAAGCGTCTTTGCTTGAAAACTTTACCCTCAGAGCACAAAAAATATCTGGAAGCACCTATACAG GTTGTTGGTGAAATGGAACAAGTTTATTTTGAGAGTACTAGTCGACATACTATAGCAAGTACAATCTATAATGTTCATTTATACCCAGCTGTATATTTGAAGAATTTTTTGCCTATCGATATTATTGTATGTTTACCTGGAAGTGTACAAGAAAAACTTCTAGAAGCTGGCACATCTTATCAGATTCCTACAATTGACCCAGGAAAATCTTATATAATCATAAAA TTaccaaattatttagaaaaagaTTGGTCATGTAAAGGTGAGATACTTGCGAATCCACCAGAATTTTCTGTATGGTCTTTTGAATCTTTTGATAGTGCACAAAAAGTTATAATGGATTTGGGAATGCATACATCATACAAACATGGTTCTATCATTATGGCTTTATATTGTCCATTTTGGATGTTAAATAAAACAGGCTTGATGTTGTCTTATCGG AGTGGAGAAGATTATCTAAATGTGCTTTATCATCCAGAGAATTTTAAGGGACCAATATTGTTCTCATTTCGCTCCAAAGTATTCTTTGGTAAAAAGAAAGCAATGATCAGAGTCGAGAATGGTGAATGGTCAGATAAATTTCCAATAGATGTTGCAGGAAGTGAGGGAGTAGTCATTTGTAAATATAATGGCCAAATATATCAA ATTGGAGTTCACAATCAATTAACTTATAATTCTTTGACAAAACAAATTACATTTACTCCATATTATGTACTGATAAATAACTCTGATTATCTCATTGAATGCCAAGAAGGTAATAGGCCAGCTGATCCTATGATCAAG GTACCTGCCAGAGAATGTGCAGCTTATTGGCCTCGTTCTGATCATGAACAAAAAACTCTAAGTGCTAGAATCGCAGGTAACCCTGAAAAAACTGCACCATTTATTTACACAGAGAACCATACGACtttgttaaaattaaataataag TATGGAGGAATTAATGTAGATATACAAATAAGTGAAGGTGGAGTCTACATTTCTTTATCTGCATACACTCATGGAAATGCCCCAGCTTTAATTATTAATCACACTCCACATACAATCAATTTCTGGGAAAAAGGTTCACTAAATGTCAG ATCCGTACAGTCATACAATAGAATGTTTTACACTTGGGAACATCCTGCAGGTCCACGGAAATTAGTCTGGGAAGAcaacaataaaaaagaaattgaagaaaCTCTTCGAAag gacACTTTAGGAGGTTTTCAATTGCCAGATCTAGAAGAAGAAGTATACTATGTATCATTTTTAGATGGTACACAACGAGTACTTCTATTTACAACAAATATGAAAGTTGCAGAAGATTGTGAACTAGCAGGTGATTTTGAACCTATAGAACAGGAAATAACAATAAGTATTCACGGAGTTGGCTTCTCACTCGTTAACAACATCATGAGAACTGAATTGTTATATTTGTGTATAGCTAG ttCTGGAATTATGTGGGAAACGCGCAAATCTGTTAACCATCGTTGGCGCAATCTTGACACAAGAGAGGTAATGGTTATAGAAGAaggctatcaaaaatatatacgtGAATTACAAATGGACAGAAGTCCAATACAGAAAGTAATACTTGAACCAAAATTAGAG gttgattatttaaatatggAAATGTTAAAACCACATCGTCGTTGTCTACGACGCACTTTTCAAACTGGTTTATGGTTGCAATACCGTACTTCAGTGCATCAAGTGCAGTTACACGCAAAGATCAACAGGCTGCAAATTGATAATCAACTTACAGACTGCGTTTTCCCAGTTATATTAGCTCCAGTTCCGCCACCAAAGAGTGTTACAGCGAGCACAG ttatGAAACCATTCGCTGAACTTAGTATGGTTAAACGGCTACTTGAACATAGTAATGTACAACAATTTCGGTACTTTAAGGTTCTTATACAAGAGTTTCATGTGAAAGtagatattatatttattaacgcGATCGTGGGACTGTTTGAAGCAAATGAAATGAACGATGCAGAAGAA agtaaattatttaaattggaCATGGAACTCGTTAATGAACCTCTGATGTATCACGTCAGTTTGATTACTACAGCCGAACAGAAGAATTTCTTTGATCTACTTCACTTTTCTCCCTTGAAG ATTCATATAAGTTTCTCAATGAGCGGTAGTGGTAGCGGGCCATCTGCACTACCTCAAGTATTAAATGTATTGTTACAAGGAATAGGTGTTACGTTAACTGACATTAATGATATTGTCTTCAA ATTAGCATATTTCGAAAGAGAGTACATTTTTATGACCAATAAACAGCTTATTTCCGAAGCAACAACACATTATGTAGGACAAGCAATTAAACAAGTTTACGTTCTCGTTCTGGGACTCGATGTAATAGGCAATCCGTATGGCCTAGTAGTAGGTACTATGAAGGGCATTGAAGATTTGTTTTATGAACCTTTCCAAGGTGCCATACAAGGGCCCGGAGAATTTGCAGAAGGTTTGCTTCTTGGTATGAGGAGTATGTTAGGTCACACTGTTGGAGGAATGGCTGGAGCTGTTTCTAAAATTACTGGAGCTATGG gtAAAGGTATAGCTGCCTTAACGTTTGACAAAGACTATCAGAGAAAACGACAAGAACAGCTTAACAAACAGCCAGCCAACTTGCAAGAAGGTCTTGCTCGTAGTGGAAAGGGTTTGATAATG GGTGTTGTTGATGGTGTAACTGGTGTTGTGATGAAGCCCATATCGGGTGCCAAAGAAGAAGGTGTGGAAGGATTCTTTAAAGGATTTGGAAAAGGCATGGTTGGTCTTGTTACTCGACCAACTGCTGGAGTTATAGATTTTGCTAGTGGTTCATTTGGAGCAGTGAAACG TGCAACTGAGTTGAATGAAGAGGTAAAGAAAGTAAGACCATCTAGATTTTTACAACTAGACTGCTTGGTTAGACCATATGTCAGAGATGAAGCTGAGGGACATAAAATCTTATGT GAattagaaaaaggaaaatatgcGAATACTGATATCTATTTTTATCACATGTACATTAACAAAGATGTATTATTGCTTACTGATAAGAGAATAGCATACTTAGAACATAGTGATTTATTTGGCGGATGGCGG GTGCATTGGACCCACGCGTGGCAAGAGATGAGCGAACAACCGAAAATAGTTGATAAGGGAGTTCAGATATTTATCAAAGATTCCAGTAAGAAGAAGAAATTAGGATTATTTGGTAGTACAGATCaatcaaaaataattttaatacctGATTATAATATTAGACAG CTTCTATGCGATAAAATGCAACAACAAATTAATCAGTACGAGTTGTAA